From Gemmatimonadota bacterium, the proteins below share one genomic window:
- a CDS encoding DUF58 domain-containing protein — protein sequence MNQEYLKPEVVSRLARLDLIARLVVEGFITGLHQSPYHGFSVEFSEYRQYMPGDSLRDLDWKVLGKTDRLYVKQYEEETNLKSHLLIDASASMAYGSDAITKYQYASYTAAALSHLMLRQRDAVGLIAFDDRIRTYLQPRSVTSHLHTLLTTLQNTSPEGTDTDLAATFHELAERIVRRGLVIVISDLFDDPDRLLNGLKHFRHRNHEVIVFHILDPRERDLDFNREMRFVDLESGTQISTEPWHLAPEYRDHMETLINRYRRECREAMIDYVLLETSEPFDTALFNYLAKRKKLM from the coding sequence ATGAACCAGGAATACCTCAAACCAGAAGTCGTCTCCCGGCTCGCGCGCCTGGACCTGATCGCCCGCCTGGTCGTCGAAGGATTTATCACCGGCCTGCATCAAAGCCCCTATCACGGATTCTCCGTCGAATTCTCCGAATACCGGCAATACATGCCGGGGGACTCACTGCGCGACCTGGACTGGAAAGTACTTGGCAAAACCGACCGCCTCTACGTCAAACAATACGAAGAAGAAACCAACCTCAAATCCCATCTTCTCATAGACGCCAGTGCCTCAATGGCTTATGGCTCGGACGCCATCACCAAATACCAATACGCATCTTACACCGCAGCCGCCCTATCCCACCTCATGTTGCGCCAGCGCGACGCCGTCGGATTAATCGCCTTTGATGACCGCATTCGCACGTATTTGCAGCCCCGGTCAGTCACCAGTCATTTGCACACCCTCCTCACCACACTTCAAAACACCAGCCCCGAAGGCACCGACACCGACCTCGCCGCCACCTTTCACGAACTGGCAGAACGCATTGTGCGTCGCGGCCTCGTCATCGTCATCTCCGACCTCTTCGACGACCCAGACCGCCTGCTCAACGGCCTCAAACACTTTCGCCATCGCAACCACGAAGTCATCGTCTTCCACATCCTGGACCCCCGAGAGCGCGACCTCGACTTCAACCGCGAAATGCGCTTCGTCGATCTCGAATCCGGCACGCAAATCTCTACAGAACCCTGGCACCTCGCACCCGAGTACCGCGACCACATGGAAACCCTCATCAACCGCTACCGCCGCGAATGCCGCGAAGCCATGATCGACTACGTCCTCCTCGAAACCTCAGAACCCTTTGACACCGCCCTCTTCAACTACCTCGCCAAACGCAAAAAATTGATGTAA
- a CDS encoding tetratricopeptide repeat protein — translation MLWHSWYATSMSKKNKMQKIKSFFLWVGIVLAVVIGSTLIWPYLNYANSEYWHNRGRAFYEKKNYEKALKAFEHAISLDPEDTSAYQWKAAVFLKLESYNQAIDAYDQILAYSPDNPKIVLLKGQTYARAKQFEVALEIFDQAISTGIDRPVKIQNGTFSFQYLLLIQKSIALMELERYEEVLSVLEAAIKKSPQDANLRHSKGAALLMLERFEDAIKCFDYALQIDPDSTKAALAWNNKGCALFGLKKYDDALKAFDQALLLDADYDSAWYSRARVYVSLGNRDSAVSSLQRAIALNPDHKQNMRSDEAFQSLKGLEVFK, via the coding sequence ATGCTCTGGCATTCTTGGTATGCGACATCAATGTCGAAAAAAAATAAAATGCAAAAAATAAAATCCTTCTTTTTATGGGTGGGCATTGTGCTTGCGGTTGTTATTGGGAGCACACTTATTTGGCCGTATTTGAATTATGCCAATTCTGAATACTGGCACAATAGAGGTAGAGCTTTTTATGAGAAAAAAAACTATGAAAAAGCTCTAAAAGCGTTTGAGCATGCGATATCTTTGGATCCTGAAGATACCTCTGCCTATCAGTGGAAGGCGGCGGTTTTTCTTAAACTGGAATCTTATAATCAAGCCATTGACGCCTACGATCAAATCCTTGCATATAGCCCTGATAATCCCAAAATAGTGCTTCTTAAAGGGCAGACTTATGCCAGGGCGAAACAATTTGAAGTGGCACTCGAAATATTTGATCAGGCGATTAGCACGGGAATCGATAGGCCAGTGAAGATTCAGAATGGCACATTTTCTTTTCAGTATTTACTATTGATCCAGAAATCAATAGCACTGATGGAGTTGGAGCGGTATGAAGAGGTACTTAGCGTACTTGAAGCCGCAATCAAAAAGTCGCCTCAAGATGCTAATTTGCGGCATAGCAAAGGTGCGGCATTACTGATGCTGGAACGGTTTGAAGATGCTATCAAATGTTTTGACTATGCCCTTCAGATAGATCCGGATTCTACTAAAGCTGCTTTGGCCTGGAATAACAAAGGGTGTGCATTGTTTGGATTAAAGAAATACGATGATGCTCTCAAAGCGTTTGATCAAGCACTTCTGCTCGACGCTGATTATGACTCGGCATGGTATAGTCGTGCCCGTGTCTATGTCTCTTTGGGCAATCGAGATTCTGCTGTTTCTTCCTTGCAAAGAGCTATTGCATTGAATCCTGATCATAAACAAAATATGCGGTCAGATGAAGCATTTCAATCCCTGAAAGGTCTGGAAGTTTTTAAATAG
- a CDS encoding aspartate aminotransferase family protein, whose amino-acid sequence MGKEFDITPVNVPKIDTKYRRIVTPVPHPDSVATLETLHRVEPISMRGQPPIVWDRAEDCQVYDKYGNMWLDWSSGVLVTNAGHGMPEVRRAIVDQVGTGLLHNYVFPSEERAQLVEFLADLAPEGLDKAFLLTTGSESTENALKLARTYGITTGGKKKIGFVGFERGFHGRTMGAQQVGGMPGQKDWIGNEDPAIVQVPFPDGYWTENVDFDFFCSTLKDKGLNADDVCGVMLETYQGVGPDFAPVAYVQALSEWCKAHNALLIFDEIQAGFGRTGKMWGFEHYGVTPDLICFGKGVSSSLPLSGVIGRSEVMDLYPPGSMTSTHTGNPVCCAAALASLKKIVNDDLTGNAARLEPVLMAGIKKIQTAHPDVVGHVTCKGLVGGVQMVKAGQKEPDPDLAHEIVLRCFHKGLLFFAPVGAWGQTVKISPPLTIEQDALEDGLQVLAEVVDDIQR is encoded by the coding sequence ATGGGAAAAGAATTTGACATCACCCCTGTCAACGTACCAAAAATCGATACAAAATATCGCCGCATCGTGACCCCTGTGCCCCACCCAGACTCGGTAGCAACTTTGGAAACCCTGCACCGGGTAGAACCCATCTCCATGCGCGGACAACCGCCCATTGTATGGGACCGCGCAGAAGATTGTCAGGTCTATGACAAATACGGCAACATGTGGCTCGACTGGAGCTCCGGCGTACTCGTCACCAATGCCGGACACGGCATGCCCGAAGTGCGGCGTGCAATCGTAGATCAAGTAGGCACCGGGCTACTGCACAACTACGTATTCCCGAGCGAAGAACGGGCGCAACTCGTCGAATTTCTGGCGGATCTGGCACCAGAAGGGTTAGACAAAGCATTTCTACTAACAACCGGATCTGAAAGCACGGAAAACGCCCTGAAACTCGCGCGAACATACGGCATTACAACCGGAGGAAAAAAGAAAATCGGCTTTGTGGGATTTGAACGCGGATTTCACGGACGTACAATGGGTGCCCAGCAAGTCGGCGGCATGCCCGGACAAAAAGACTGGATCGGCAACGAAGACCCCGCCATCGTACAGGTCCCCTTTCCCGACGGGTATTGGACAGAAAATGTAGATTTCGACTTCTTCTGCTCTACACTCAAAGACAAAGGACTAAATGCAGACGATGTATGCGGTGTCATGCTCGAAACATATCAGGGCGTGGGACCTGATTTCGCGCCCGTAGCGTACGTACAGGCACTATCTGAATGGTGCAAAGCACACAATGCTCTCTTAATTTTTGACGAAATACAGGCGGGATTTGGTCGCACCGGCAAAATGTGGGGATTTGAGCACTATGGCGTAACGCCCGACCTCATCTGCTTTGGCAAAGGCGTAAGCAGTTCACTTCCTCTATCGGGCGTAATCGGCAGATCCGAAGTCATGGACTTATACCCCCCCGGATCAATGACAAGCACCCACACGGGCAACCCCGTCTGTTGTGCAGCGGCACTCGCCAGCCTGAAAAAAATCGTAAATGACGACTTAACCGGCAATGCAGCGCGCCTCGAACCAGTATTGATGGCAGGAATCAAAAAAATCCAAACCGCACATCCCGACGTGGTCGGGCACGTAACCTGCAAAGGACTCGTAGGCGGTGTACAAATGGTAAAAGCCGGACAAAAAGAACCCGACCCGGACCTGGCGCACGAAATTGTACTGCGATGTTTTCACAAAGGACTGCTATTCTTTGCCCCTGTGGGCGCGTGGGGACAAACCGTAAAAATCTCTCCCCCATTGACCATTGAACAAGACGCGCTCGAAGATGGCTTACAGGTACTCGCTGAAGTTGTGGATGATATACAGAGGTAA
- the chrA gene encoding chromate efflux transporter has protein sequence MENEKRGRLREVAALFFKLGVIGFGGPAAHIALMEDEVVEKRAWLSRERFLDLVGVTSIIPGPNSTEMAIHLGFLRGGWPGLLLAGLCFIFPAVTLTTILAWAYMTYGAIPEVADLLYGIKPAVLAVILGALWRLGQKAVKGWRLSFLGLAVMLVALTPFNGVLALIGGGIVGMFWLRMTRPRDRGHAAAIAPIAGTGLTMLASQGAVSAAGPTLWALGLFFLKIGAILYGSGYLLIAFLEEELVQGYAWLTQEQLLEAIAIGQFTPGPVLSTAAFIGYLVTGGKLSGALVAAGAIFLPSFVFVAALNPLLPRLRESEWVASFLDAVNVCAVGLMAAVTIELGYLTLDSIPKMAIAGIASILILWRGIGAVWLVVGGAVAGWILLAAGF, from the coding sequence ATGGAAAACGAAAAACGAGGACGACTGCGCGAAGTAGCGGCATTATTCTTCAAACTCGGCGTAATAGGTTTTGGTGGACCCGCAGCGCACATCGCCCTGATGGAAGACGAAGTAGTTGAAAAACGCGCCTGGCTATCGCGCGAGCGATTCTTAGACCTCGTCGGCGTAACCAGCATTATCCCCGGACCAAACTCGACTGAAATGGCGATACACCTGGGATTCTTGCGCGGCGGTTGGCCCGGCCTATTGCTGGCTGGCCTGTGTTTTATATTTCCCGCCGTTACATTGACAACAATCCTCGCCTGGGCTTACATGACTTATGGCGCCATCCCAGAGGTCGCCGACTTGCTCTACGGCATCAAACCTGCGGTACTCGCAGTCATCCTGGGTGCGTTGTGGCGACTGGGGCAAAAAGCCGTAAAAGGCTGGCGACTGAGTTTTCTGGGCCTGGCTGTAATGCTCGTAGCCCTCACGCCATTTAACGGCGTCCTCGCACTGATCGGCGGCGGAATCGTCGGAATGTTCTGGCTGAGAATGACGCGACCGAGAGACCGCGGGCACGCAGCTGCAATCGCGCCAATAGCAGGCACGGGATTGACCATGCTCGCAAGCCAGGGCGCCGTATCCGCAGCAGGACCAACCCTCTGGGCACTGGGCCTGTTCTTTCTAAAAATTGGCGCAATCCTCTACGGCAGCGGATACTTACTCATTGCATTCCTCGAAGAAGAACTTGTACAGGGGTATGCCTGGCTAACGCAGGAACAATTGCTGGAAGCCATTGCCATCGGCCAGTTCACGCCCGGACCCGTATTATCGACCGCAGCCTTCATCGGCTATCTCGTCACCGGCGGCAAATTATCCGGCGCACTCGTCGCTGCTGGCGCAATCTTCCTACCCTCCTTTGTATTTGTCGCCGCCCTGAATCCCCTCTTGCCCCGGCTGCGAGAATCTGAATGGGTGGCGTCTTTTCTCGACGCCGTAAACGTCTGTGCCGTGGGATTGATGGCCGCTGTAACAATAGAACTGGGCTATCTAACCCTTGATTCAATACCCAAAATGGCAATCGCAGGCATCGCATCCATTCTGATATTGTGGCGCGGAATCGGCGCAGTATGGCTGGTCGTTGGCGGAGCCGTTGCGGGTTGGATACTCCTCGCCGCGGGCTTTTAG
- a CDS encoding Gfo/Idh/MocA family oxidoreductase produces the protein MAKKVTIALIGAGMFGGDVHARAFADLQRNGISGLMGRVGLDAWARDLADIEFDLVAVATRSEASAQRAKANFEQWTGRAPAPYWGETPWEDVLRDFPDLDVMAVATPDNLHTPVVLAALNNGTHVITEKPMCLSVHEADEMIELANEKGLVCAVDMHKRYDPDHMRIEHDIANRIGDPIYGLAMLEEPLEVSTTTFKWAEESDPFSYVGPHWVDLFYNYYRSKPVSLTAVGQKKRLIRDGIDAYDAVQVRVDFDNGMSIYFHNNWITPDDFEGPVNQGHEIVGTDGKVESDQQYRGFRFWYADGGSQSSNNHFTRNVKRPDGTEVYVGYGTDSIIVALVAICRVEFLGETLSDVKAIYPTAEDGRITTAIVDAARIVRDRNFEYMREGKGATVTAQFGADGIVIVDPNRASDGPDAVFEKIYDRPV, from the coding sequence ATGGCAAAAAAAGTAACAATAGCATTGATTGGCGCCGGGATGTTTGGCGGCGATGTCCACGCCCGAGCCTTTGCGGATCTGCAACGCAACGGCATCAGCGGCCTGATGGGGCGAGTCGGACTCGACGCCTGGGCGCGCGACCTTGCAGACATCGAATTTGATCTCGTTGCAGTAGCCACGCGCAGCGAAGCCTCCGCCCAGCGCGCAAAAGCCAACTTTGAGCAATGGACCGGACGCGCGCCCGCACCCTATTGGGGCGAAACCCCCTGGGAAGATGTCTTGCGCGACTTTCCGGACCTCGATGTAATGGCCGTCGCCACACCCGACAACCTGCACACACCCGTAGTCCTCGCAGCACTGAACAACGGCACCCATGTCATCACCGAAAAACCAATGTGTTTATCGGTGCATGAAGCCGATGAAATGATCGAACTCGCCAATGAAAAAGGACTGGTATGCGCGGTAGATATGCACAAACGCTACGACCCGGATCACATGCGCATCGAGCACGACATCGCCAATCGCATCGGCGACCCCATTTACGGGCTCGCCATGCTGGAAGAACCCCTCGAAGTATCCACCACCACATTTAAGTGGGCAGAAGAAAGCGACCCCTTCTCCTATGTGGGACCCCATTGGGTCGATCTATTTTACAACTACTACCGCAGCAAACCCGTATCCCTCACAGCCGTAGGGCAAAAAAAACGCCTCATACGCGACGGAATTGACGCTTATGACGCCGTCCAGGTACGCGTAGATTTCGACAATGGCATGAGCATTTACTTCCACAACAACTGGATCACCCCCGACGATTTTGAAGGACCTGTCAATCAGGGACACGAAATAGTCGGCACCGACGGCAAAGTGGAATCCGACCAGCAATATCGCGGATTTCGATTCTGGTACGCAGACGGCGGTAGCCAGAGTTCAAACAACCACTTCACGCGCAACGTCAAACGCCCCGACGGCACAGAAGTCTATGTGGGATATGGCACAGACAGCATCATCGTAGCACTCGTCGCAATATGCCGCGTCGAATTCCTGGGCGAAACCCTATCAGACGTAAAAGCAATCTATCCCACCGCTGAAGACGGCCGAATCACCACGGCGATCGTAGATGCCGCGCGCATTGTCCGTGACCGCAATTTTGAATACATGCGCGAAGGCAAAGGCGCCACAGTCACAGCGCAATTCGGCGCAGACGGCATCGTCATCGTAGATCCCAACCGCGCATCTGACGGACCCGACGCAGTATTTGAAAAAATATACGATAGGCCAGTGTGA
- a CDS encoding UPF0175 family protein: MQMIQIEVPEEIFLSLKETPEEFTQEVRMAAAAKLYEMGKMSSGHAAEFAGMSRIQFLQNMGHYSVSVFDMTSEELEQDLQDA, translated from the coding sequence ATGCAGATGATTCAGATTGAAGTGCCAGAAGAGATCTTTCTGTCCTTAAAAGAGACACCTGAAGAATTTACCCAGGAGGTCCGCATGGCCGCCGCGGCCAAGCTCTATGAAATGGGTAAGATGTCTTCCGGGCATGCGGCTGAATTCGCTGGCATGTCGCGCATCCAGTTTCTTCAAAATATGGGTCACTACAGCGTGTCCGTATTTGATATGACCTCTGAAGAATTAGAACAGGACCTCCAAGATGCCTGA
- a CDS encoding S8 family serine peptidase — protein MPSPNSSSIIENRMCDKQVVKVAIIDSGIDISHPSIGMIAGGVNISINKDGHFIYSGKVTDCAGHGTACAGIIRKKAPDAALYSVRIFDASLIADGRPLIMAIQWCIDNEMGVVNLSLGTTDVMFKEALQKVCRKAVDAGVILIAAESNDGSESYPAVFPEVIGVTGGAIADLSTPQQAYKPDGFYYRKDHRIECVTRGDEQRVCWLNGKHIMTGGNSFAAPHITGIIARLLEQHPKCSIQDIRLLLQEKALNEISQGQNKSKSGLQSHQKDFQEDYAYIKKAVLYPYNKEMHSLVRYRDLLAFEIVGVADPIGKEMVGKDAGKVIGESVANLRISPNIRHTMADADTLILGYVDQLSRIRKRDLLREYVQLALDEECHVFSFQALDPTVYGDLYDTADKKGLRLAYPHVLGEEITQAIQNFNVLPPVDVPVLSVMGTSSQQGKFTLQLALRRRLIQQGYKVGQIGTEHHSRLFGMDAAFPMGYASPLKLSFQHYIPYLDYKMREICQRTQPDIILTGSQSGTIPYHVQEHSTHCLSSLAFLLGVKPDACILVVNSIDAEEYIRDTIDGIRAVCKAPTILLAMGDHEKHIRTAYGRSMVTPKKMAQSQIDRHLKKLQDSFCVPAIGILSETGQQCLVETVIQYFSKNDTSTIA, from the coding sequence ATGCCAAGTCCAAATTCTTCAAGTATTATAGAGAACAGGATGTGTGATAAGCAGGTTGTGAAAGTGGCTATTATCGACAGTGGTATTGATATATCACATCCGAGCATTGGGATGATTGCAGGTGGCGTAAATATCTCGATTAATAAAGATGGTCATTTTATTTATTCTGGAAAAGTCACCGACTGTGCAGGGCATGGTACGGCGTGTGCCGGGATTATCCGGAAGAAGGCCCCTGATGCAGCACTTTATAGCGTGCGGATTTTTGATGCGTCTTTGATAGCAGATGGACGGCCGTTGATTATGGCGATTCAGTGGTGTATTGACAATGAGATGGGTGTGGTGAATTTAAGTCTGGGCACGACGGATGTGATGTTTAAGGAGGCTCTTCAGAAAGTATGTCGCAAAGCGGTTGATGCTGGTGTGATTCTCATAGCTGCTGAGAGCAATGACGGAAGTGAGAGTTATCCTGCGGTATTTCCCGAAGTGATTGGTGTCACAGGTGGTGCGATTGCGGATTTAAGCACTCCACAACAGGCCTATAAGCCAGACGGATTCTACTACCGCAAAGATCATCGCATCGAATGTGTGACGCGAGGGGATGAACAGCGCGTGTGCTGGTTAAACGGCAAACATATTATGACCGGAGGAAACAGCTTTGCGGCACCACATATCACGGGCATTATCGCACGCCTGTTGGAACAGCATCCAAAGTGTTCTATTCAAGATATTCGGTTATTACTACAAGAAAAAGCATTAAACGAAATATCTCAAGGTCAAAATAAGTCCAAATCTGGTCTTCAGTCACACCAAAAAGATTTTCAAGAGGACTATGCCTATATCAAGAAAGCCGTGTTGTATCCGTATAACAAAGAGATGCACAGTCTGGTGCGCTATCGCGATTTGCTCGCGTTTGAGATTGTCGGCGTTGCCGATCCCATTGGCAAGGAGATGGTGGGCAAGGATGCGGGCAAGGTAATTGGTGAATCTGTTGCAAATCTTCGGATCAGCCCGAATATTCGGCACACAATGGCAGATGCAGATACCCTCATTCTCGGCTATGTGGATCAACTATCTCGCATCCGCAAGCGCGATTTGCTCAGAGAATATGTGCAATTGGCTCTTGATGAGGAATGTCATGTGTTCAGTTTTCAGGCACTTGATCCAACCGTTTACGGCGATCTGTATGATACAGCGGACAAAAAGGGACTGCGCCTTGCCTATCCCCATGTTTTAGGAGAAGAAATCACTCAGGCGATTCAAAATTTCAATGTGCTCCCGCCTGTGGATGTGCCAGTGCTTTCTGTGATGGGCACGAGTTCTCAACAGGGCAAGTTCACGTTGCAACTCGCGCTCAGGCGCAGGCTCATCCAACAGGGCTATAAAGTCGGGCAGATCGGCACTGAACACCATTCTCGGTTATTCGGCATGGATGCTGCTTTCCCAATGGGCTATGCTTCGCCGCTCAAATTGTCATTTCAACATTACATACCGTATCTGGATTACAAAATGCGCGAGATTTGCCAGCGCACACAGCCCGATATTATCCTGACAGGCTCTCAGTCGGGGACCATTCCCTATCATGTCCAGGAGCACAGCACACATTGCTTGTCTTCACTGGCGTTTTTACTGGGGGTAAAACCCGATGCCTGCATTCTGGTGGTCAACAGCATTGATGCCGAAGAGTACATACGCGATACAATTGATGGGATACGTGCTGTGTGTAAAGCGCCGACTATCTTGCTGGCGATGGGAGACCACGAGAAGCACATCCGGACAGCTTATGGGCGTAGTATGGTCACGCCAAAAAAGATGGCACAATCTCAAATTGATCGTCACCTCAAAAAACTACAAGATTCGTTTTGTGTGCCTGCGATTGGGATTCTTTCAGAGACGGGTCAACAGTGTCTTGTGGAAACTGTGATTCAATATTTTTCAAAGAATGATACATCAACTATCGCATAG
- a CDS encoding acyl carrier protein, protein MSIEHRVKQVIIRTLSLEVDADEIDDEDELFGGGLGINSMATIEIIVGLEEEFGIEVPDEDLRVELFDSVQTMADYIRAVLQKVPEVAGQIE, encoded by the coding sequence ATGTCTATTGAACATCGGGTCAAACAGGTGATCATTCGCACGTTGTCTCTGGAAGTTGATGCAGACGAAATTGACGATGAAGATGAACTTTTTGGAGGTGGCCTGGGGATTAATTCAATGGCGACGATTGAGATTATTGTGGGTTTGGAAGAGGAGTTTGGCATTGAGGTGCCAGATGAAGATTTGCGCGTGGAACTGTTTGATAGCGTGCAAACCATGGCCGACTATATTCGCGCAGTGTTACAGAAAGTACCTGAGGTCGCCGGACAGATAGAATAG
- a CDS encoding CPBP family intramembrane metalloprotease: protein MNSNRNLKSTPWPLEVDIGFGRGIVLTITVFLGSQLLYWLVDRTQKIVLSFLNYTLSNTGIGSEIYSGILVILGFIFVYIVVQRFGRINIRTLLWHTPPSLKQGIKWAFWGFCLSFFFCLLQLYADGYIIKGYGCYHYSDKSFLYVSMITFIDIAVSGVLAPIKEEISERGILYAALRKKGKVIAYFLSVFWFVFLHVPSYSNLFFNGIIGLTLHHFILIILTGIITAYIYESTGKLILCVIFHCAINATLTLSAFLYYLIT, encoded by the coding sequence ATGAACAGCAATAGAAACTTAAAATCCACACCTTGGCCACTTGAAGTTGATATAGGATTTGGTCGAGGTATTGTTCTGACAATCACTGTGTTTTTGGGCAGCCAGCTATTGTACTGGCTCGTTGACCGTACCCAAAAAATAGTTCTATCTTTTTTAAATTACACTCTAAGTAATACCGGTATTGGTAGCGAAATCTATAGCGGTATTTTAGTCATTTTGGGGTTTATTTTTGTTTATATCGTTGTGCAAAGGTTTGGAAGAATTAATATCAGAACCCTATTGTGGCATACGCCACCCTCATTAAAACAAGGTATTAAATGGGCATTTTGGGGTTTTTGCTTATCCTTTTTCTTTTGCTTGCTTCAGTTATATGCGGATGGTTATATAATAAAAGGTTATGGATGTTATCATTATAGCGACAAATCTTTTCTATATGTTTCTATGATAACATTTATTGACATCGCAGTGTCTGGTGTTTTGGCTCCGATAAAGGAAGAAATCTCAGAGAGAGGTATTCTTTATGCGGCTCTGAGAAAAAAAGGAAAGGTAATAGCGTATTTTCTTTCTGTATTTTGGTTCGTCTTTCTCCACGTACCTTCGTATTCAAATTTGTTTTTTAATGGCATTATAGGGCTTACACTGCACCACTTCATTCTTATTATTTTAACGGGAATTATTACAGCGTATATTTATGAGTCCACGGGAAAGCTGATACTGTGTGTTATTTTTCACTGCGCGATTAATGCGACTCTTACCCTGAGTGCCTTCTTGTATTACTTGATCACCTAA
- a CDS encoding peptidase domain-containing ABC transporter, which yields MRQIFKIIKMLRPYWRFIFQSFLVGIMVMFLQIPGPYITKVLIDDVYPHKDYTLLTFILIIGAVLSTGVGFTGLLSTYFGRYVGVNMGLDFKSRFYSHVQSQDFSFFDNRQTGEVLSRFRDMDSSINSTIGMVNSLIMNTLQLLIFPPILLYINWKLALISLAVLPFDTVLIMVSKKYLSRVSKEVTEAAAESSAKSYESLSGIRTVQALGLETTFYHKLRGIFLDVAKLRIKSTHLSGSFRFIGSLVKTAGTLAYGWYGWTEVLNGNLSLGSYMAFSGYVGYLYGPIGNLIGLVGQVEMALVRINRFFEVYDLQPEIQDRPDMPTLPQVRGEIGFHNVSFSYQEDLPVLRHINLHIPAQTTIALVGKSGSGKSTLAKLIPRFYDPPEGYISIDGYDIRNYRLKSIRQQVGFAMQGSTLFQGSILDNLTFGHDIPMRDVQDATQAAYIHDFIASLPEGYETLVGEQGAQMSEGQKQRIALSRVLLMDTPILILDEPTAALDMESEYHIQEALKTVRQGRTTIIIAHRLSTIQNADEIVVLDEGQIAEQGTHEWLAMQDGVYAHLYEKTASI from the coding sequence GTGCGTCAGATATTCAAAATTATCAAAATGCTCCGACCCTACTGGCGGTTTATCTTTCAGTCATTCCTTGTAGGTATCATGGTTATGTTCTTACAAATTCCAGGACCGTACATCACCAAAGTTTTGATCGATGACGTATATCCACACAAAGACTACACGCTCCTGACTTTCATTCTGATTATAGGTGCTGTGCTTTCGACGGGGGTGGGATTTACAGGATTGTTAAGCACTTATTTTGGTCGTTATGTGGGTGTCAACATGGGACTGGATTTCAAATCTCGATTCTATTCCCATGTGCAATCGCAGGACTTCAGCTTTTTCGACAATCGGCAAACCGGCGAAGTTCTATCTCGATTTAGAGATATGGATAGTTCCATCAACAGCACGATCGGAATGGTGAACAGTCTGATTATGAATACCCTTCAGTTACTCATTTTTCCACCTATTTTGCTCTATATCAATTGGAAATTAGCCTTGATCAGCCTGGCGGTGCTGCCTTTTGATACCGTGTTGATTATGGTTTCCAAAAAGTACCTCAGCAGAGTTTCTAAAGAAGTCACCGAAGCAGCGGCTGAGTCATCCGCTAAGTCCTATGAATCGCTTTCGGGCATTCGCACCGTGCAAGCACTTGGGTTGGAAACCACATTCTATCATAAGCTTAGAGGTATATTTCTTGACGTTGCAAAATTGCGAATTAAGTCAACCCATTTAAGTGGTAGCTTCAGGTTTATAGGCTCGTTGGTGAAAACAGCGGGTACGTTGGCGTATGGTTGGTACGGTTGGACAGAAGTTCTGAATGGCAATCTTTCACTGGGCAGTTACATGGCTTTTTCTGGTTATGTGGGGTATCTCTACGGTCCTATCGGCAATCTCATCGGCCTCGTGGGGCAGGTTGAAATGGCTCTAGTTCGCATCAATAGGTTTTTTGAAGTCTATGACTTGCAACCCGAAATACAGGATCGTCCCGATATGCCCACCTTGCCACAGGTGCGAGGTGAAATCGGTTTTCACAATGTGAGTTTTTCGTATCAAGAGGACCTACCTGTTTTGCGCCACATCAACCTGCACATCCCAGCGCAGACCACCATTGCTCTGGTCGGAAAAAGTGGATCTGGCAAATCAACACTCGCCAAATTAATCCCGAGATTTTATGATCCGCCAGAGGGATACATTTCTATTGATGGTTACGATATTCGGAACTACCGCTTAAAATCTATCCGTCAGCAAGTGGGATTTGCGATGCAGGGCAGCACCTTGTTTCAGGGCAGTATTTTAGACAACTTAACCTTTGGACACGATATCCCAATGCGAGATGTTCAGGATGCGACACAGGCTGCGTACATCCACGACTTTATTGCGTCATTGCCCGAGGGCTATGAAACACTGGTGGGCGAACAAGGAGCGCAGATGTCAGAAGGGCAGAAACAGCGCATTGCCCTATCTCGTGTGCTGTTGATGGACACGCCTATCCTGATATTAGATGAACCTACTGCCGCATTGGATATGGAATCCGAATATCATATCCAGGAGGCATTGAAAACAGTGCGACAAGGTAGGACAACCATCATTATTGCACATCGGCTTTCAACCATTCAAAATGCAGATGAGATTGTGGTATTGGATGAGGGCCAAATTGCAGAGCAGGGGACTCATGAATGGTTAGCCATGCAAGACGGGGTTTATGCCCATTTGTATGAAAAAACAGCAAGTATATGA